The DNA segment GCGAGAAGCGCGGTCACTTCGCCCTCAAGCCGTTTCATAAGTTCCAGCGCGACATACAAAAAGTTGCCCGAGCCGCAAGCCGGGTCCAGCACGCGGATTTCGCAGAGCTGGGCGTGAAAGTCGCGCACGGTGTCGCGGGCCTGTTCCATCTGCCCTGCGTTGGCATAGGTCAGCGCCGCCGCCTGCACATTGCGCCAATCGCTGCGCAACGGGTCCATGATGGTGGGCACCACCAGACGTTCGACATAGGCGCGCGGCGTATAATGCGCGCCGAGCTTGTGGCGTTGTCGCTTGTCCAGCGCGCGCTCCAGCAGGGTGCCGAAAATGGCAGGCTCCACCTCGCGCCAGTCCTTGGCGGCTGCATCTATCAGAAGGGACAGTTGCACTTCAGACAGGGGCAGCGCAGATGCGTCCTTGAACAAACCCCCGTTGAATTTCTTGAGGTCGGCCATCAGCACACCGGAAAAGCCGCCATCATTCATGACTTCCCACAGCTTGGTCAGGGCGGGGGCTGCGTGTTCGGGCCTGCCGCGCAGGCGGGTCAGCAGGTCGGAAAAGCTGGCCTTGGGGATAAGGTCCACATCTTCGGCAAACATGGTGAAAAGACAGCGCATCAGGAAATTCGCCACAGCCTCGGGGGCGTGGCCTTGGCCTTCAAACGACTTGCCCAGCGCTGCCAGCCGGTCAGCGACTTCGCGGGTCACGCGGGCGGTCACTTTGGCGGGGTCGAGCGCGTGCGGGTCGGTCCAGATGCTGCGCAGGCGGTCTTGGGTTTCCGGGTCGCGCAGGTCATCCATGGTTATGCGATAGCGGTTCCCGTCTGGAAACTGCGTATAGCCTTGGCCTTGGCCCGAGAAATCGGCGTAAACTTCGATAACGTGCCCCACATCCACCACCATCAGGAAGGGGGGCCAGCCATCGGTGCGCGATACAGCGCGGGCATATCCATCGGCCTGATTGCGGGCGCGCATCATGGTGTCATCCCAGCCCCGCGTGCCGCGCGTGCCGTGGCCCTTGCGGGTGGCTTTGGGCAGATCGGCCAGCAGGGGGGCTTGCGCGCTATCCTCGGAGGTGGTGCCGGTCACACCCTGTTTCGCTTCCATGACGAAATGGCCCGCGCGGTAAAGGTCCACAAAGCCGCGTGTCTGGCTGCCGGTGTGAATGAAGGTCACGGGGTGTTCGAAATGATAGGCGTTTGCAGATGCGGTTTCAGATGCGGGGGCCGGTCGCGGCACGCCCAGCGCGTCGCACAATTCCGCCGCGAAGGTCTGGAAATTGGCCCGTTCGCTGCCGCCTGATTGCTTCCAGCGGGCGATGAAATCTTCAATCTGCAATGCGTGCACCGATTCTGAAATGCGCGAAATCTGGCGCGGTATGTTCTGCACTAGGGATAGCTGGCAAAGGCGCAGGGCTTCAAGGTTTTAGTTTCGTGCGCTTGTCATCCCATGCGGTCAAGAATTGCGAACGGGTTTTCAGCTTCCGGCGCGCGTGCTGATACCTTTGCGCGGGTCGCTGGGGAAAGCCCAAATTCACCCAGCAAGCTTTGAGCGTGCCGCATGGCTTCGTTTCTCATTGCGACTTCGGGCGCGGCGCGGCGCATTCCGTTTTCCGTTTGATAGCTGCGCCCCCCATCTTCGATGGTTGCAGTCAAGATTTCGATTTCTTCAAGCCGTGACGACAGCAGCGCCAGCATGTCGCCATCATCAGGCGATGCCACGCCCAGCCCGTGCAAGATTGCGCCAAGGCGCGCAAAGTGACTTGCGGCCCGGTCAGACAGCCATGCGGGCGGGTCAGCAGTGCCCGCGCGCGCTTGCGGTTCGTTTGGGTTTTCGCGACACGGGCGCTTTGTTCCGGCGATTGCCTTTAGCGCGGTCGGTTTTCTTGGTCTGCCCATTTTTGCCTCCGTTTTGGCTTTATGTGAAGATGACTATGCCGCCCGGTTTTTCATCTGGTCGGCCCAACTTTTGCCCACCCCCTATGCGGGGTTTCCTGTGCGAAAAAGCAGCGCCGCCAGAGCCGCCTTGCAGTCATAGCTTAGCCCGTTCGGTCGGCACCGCCCGGCCTTCACGATACGCCACCAGCCCCGCCGCGCGCAGCTTTGCTTCGGCCCGCCATGCCCGCGTTGCACCCCAGCCCATCGCGCTAGCCATTGCGCCATAGGTTGCAGGCCCGTGAAGGCGCAGGCGGTCCAGATATGCGCCCGCGTCGGGGTCCAGCCCATCGGCCCGAGCGGGGGGGGCGGTTTCCGGTTTCGAGCGCGGGGGCGTTGCGACAGCCGCGACACTTGCGACACTTGCGACACGTAAAGCCGGTTTCTGGGCTTCGGGGGGTTGCGACACTTGCGACACGGGGGGCGCAGCCGGGGCTTGTGTCGCAGTTGTCGCGGAAGTCGCAGGGGGTTGCCCCGCGATTTCTGCCAGCTTAGCGCGTGCATCAAACCACATCGCGCGCCCCTTGCACCATGCGCCAGCTTTCCTTGCGCTTTGCCCCCCTTACAAAAGTATGGGCTTCATTCGTTTTTAGCCAGTCATGCTCTGTCAGAATGTCCAGCGCCGCCCTTGCCTTTGGGCTTTCCCGCAAGGCGTTTGGCCCGCGATTAACCACTTCACGCAAAGTCACATCATCATGCGGCCATGCTTCCAGAAGCCACTTGCGCAGCTTTTCCGCATTATCAATTTTCTCTGAAACAAGCGCAGCACTTGCCAGCCGTGAAGCTTCGGAAAGGTAGTATTGCGCAACGTCGATTGCGTCGGCCATGTCGCGGGCTTCCACCGCCGGGGCTTGAAGGTCGCGCCACAGGGTCAGCACCCCCGCAATTCGTGCCGCTTGTTCCGCCGCTTTGGATGCCGTGCCCGTGACATGCGCCAGATCCGCGCGGGGGGCTTGTGCCGCTTCGATTGCATCGGAAAAGGCCACTAGCAGCGCGCGGGCTTCGGGGGTCAGGTGCAGCGGGCGCGGTTCAAGTTCGCGGGTTTCCGGTTCCATTGGCAGGGGCGTTTCGAGAATGTCGCGCAGCCGTGCCGCGAAGCTTCCCAGCGCCATTTCATCGCGCCGGGCGTTCGCTTGCATCCGGGTTCCGATAGCGCTGGGCGGTTCGCAAATCAGAAAGCGGGGCAGAAAGCCCGTATCCGCCGCCAGCGGGTCAGCCATGAAGCCCCGCGCCACGCCGGGTTGCACCATCAGATGCACCGCCAGCCGCCGCCCGTATAGCGTCGCGTGCCCATCGCCCGAGCGCGTGCGCCTTATCGGGTTGCCTTGCCAAAGGTCATTGAACGCGGCCAGCGTCTTTTGCCGGTTTTCACTATTCATCGCGTGCCCGCCCAAGAATTGCCCGCCTTCATCCGAGAAAAGCCCAAGGCTGGGTTGCCCATGCGCGAAAAGCTTTGTCAGCCCTTCGAATGTCGGTTCGGTCACGGTTCGGTCAGCGGAAGGCGGGGCTTCCGGTTCCGGTCCGAGCGCTTCAAGGTCGGCTTGTGCCGCCGTGCGCTTGTCAGCCTTACCGGACTTCGCTTCGGAAAGTATCTTGTCGCGTGCCCCCTTCCAGAGCGCGTGCGCATTGCGCCAGCTTTCCATTTCTTCGCGCTGGGCTTTGGCTTGCTCCCTTTCATGGGCGCGCAGCGCAGTCAGCTGGCCTGTTCGATGGTTTCAGCCAGATCAAGCTGCCAGTACCATTCCTCGCCCGGCACATACTGGATCAGCTTGCGATAGATGCAGCCATAGAGCAGTTCTTCCAGAAACCCCGATGCGTCCAGCGGGTCATAGTCATCCGGTTCCAGATAGGCGCGCACATTCAGGCGGCTGCCATCTGCCCATGCGGCAATCGGGAACATGGTCGCAGCACCCAGCGCTGCCGTGCCCGCAAAAAGTTGTCGACGCGTCAGGCTTGGAAAAATAGAGGTGGTTTTCAGGTCGTTCATGGTGGCCTCTCCCGGTGGTGGAGC comes from the Roseinatronobacter monicus genome and includes:
- a CDS encoding P27 family phage terminase small subunit translates to MGRPRKPTALKAIAGTKRPCRENPNEPQARAGTADPPAWLSDRAASHFARLGAILHGLGVASPDDGDMLALLSSRLEEIEILTATIEDGGRSYQTENGMRRAAPEVAMRNEAMRHAQSLLGEFGLSPATRAKVSARAPEAENPFAILDRMG
- a CDS encoding DUF3987 domain-containing protein, yielding MTALRAHEREQAKAQREEMESWRNAHALWKGARDKILSEAKSGKADKRTAAQADLEALGPEPEAPPSADRTVTEPTFEGLTKLFAHGQPSLGLFSDEGGQFLGGHAMNSENRQKTLAAFNDLWQGNPIRRTRSGDGHATLYGRRLAVHLMVQPGVARGFMADPLAADTGFLPRFLICEPPSAIGTRMQANARRDEMALGSFAARLRDILETPLPMEPETRELEPRPLHLTPEARALLVAFSDAIEAAQAPRADLAHVTGTASKAAEQAARIAGVLTLWRDLQAPAVEARDMADAIDVAQYYLSEASRLASAALVSEKIDNAEKLRKWLLEAWPHDDVTLREVVNRGPNALRESPKARAALDILTEHDWLKTNEAHTFVRGAKRKESWRMVQGARDVV